A window of Cohnella herbarum contains these coding sequences:
- a CDS encoding ASCH domain-containing protein, which translates to MLFRDPILEGIRTGSIDVAFRLWNKPRVHAGTQLRTPIGVVEIMAIEAVSEGDIADEEIARAGYASRQEMRKELGKFGGTTMYRIALRYAGSDPRETLREQDELTDSELAELRNKLEKMDKLSRRGPWTFEMLWIIGKYPGLRATELADHIGWEPDKFKIYVRKLKELGLTISLGTGYKISPRGEIAMKRYRNEDMC; encoded by the coding sequence TTGTTATTTAGGGATCCGATACTAGAGGGAATAAGAACCGGAAGCATCGACGTTGCTTTCCGCTTGTGGAACAAACCTCGGGTACACGCGGGTACGCAACTTCGCACGCCGATTGGCGTCGTAGAGATAATGGCTATTGAAGCCGTATCCGAGGGTGACATCGCGGATGAAGAGATCGCGCGCGCCGGGTACGCCTCCCGTCAAGAGATGCGGAAGGAATTAGGCAAATTCGGAGGAACGACGATGTACCGGATCGCGCTTCGGTATGCCGGGTCGGATCCAAGGGAGACGCTCAGGGAACAGGATGAATTAACGGATTCCGAGCTTGCGGAGCTGCGGAACAAGTTGGAGAAGATGGACAAGCTAAGCCGCCGAGGACCTTGGACTTTCGAAATGCTCTGGATCATTGGAAAGTACCCGGGACTGAGGGCGACTGAGCTTGCCGATCACATCGGATGGGAGCCGGACAAGTTCAAAATATACGTTCGTAAACTGAAGGAGCTCGGTCTCACGATCAGCTTAGGAACAGGGTACAAAATATCCCCCCGCGGAGAGATTGCGATGAAACGTTATCGAAACGAAGATATGTGCTAG
- a CDS encoding ABC transporter substrate-binding protein has protein sequence MKKSWFTLIATVLMLSAVLSACSSSNNEKNAASSAPAGSASAENSLLTAPGTYPITNEKVTLKVMVRGNPLVEDFSTNEFTKWYEEKTNVHIEWEVVPEQSMQEKLNLVLASEDYPDVIFGMNVSPAQEMIYGSQGVFLPLNDLIESQGTQTKKLFADRPEIKDAITAPGGNIYSLPEINECYHCSQSQKMWIYEPWLEKLGLKMPTTTEELYNVLKAFKTQDPNGNGKADEIPLSISPKSWRSSIDAFLMNSFIYNPIYGTTKHLYVQDGKLDVSFTKPEWKEGLKYLNKMYSEGLIAPESFTQDDNQLIQIGENPDTVLLGASTGGHQGVFTQLLGESGRWSEYKTVPVLKGPAGVQYAPTDATSLTTGSFLITNKAKNPEVALRWADGLYEYEHTLRSNYGRPGEEWRDATEGEIGINGQPAKWSELKSFGEVQNVNWAQTGPALRSNEFRLSAVSKGEDDLEVILYNETKNNYEPYKAANIATVPPLFMTNEQATEVADLSKTVNDYVDEMLARFVIGDADIEKEWDTYVKTLDNMNLKHLLEVYQEAYNAQTK, from the coding sequence ATGAAAAAATCATGGTTTACCCTGATCGCGACAGTCCTTATGCTCTCGGCTGTTCTATCCGCCTGCTCGAGTTCCAACAACGAGAAGAATGCCGCATCCAGCGCGCCGGCGGGAAGCGCGAGCGCCGAGAACAGCTTACTGACGGCACCGGGCACCTACCCGATCACTAACGAAAAAGTAACGCTTAAAGTTATGGTACGCGGCAATCCGCTCGTCGAGGATTTCTCTACGAACGAATTCACCAAATGGTACGAAGAGAAAACGAACGTGCATATCGAATGGGAAGTCGTTCCCGAGCAAAGCATGCAGGAGAAGCTGAACCTCGTGCTGGCGAGCGAAGATTATCCGGACGTCATTTTCGGAATGAACGTATCCCCCGCGCAAGAGATGATCTATGGTTCCCAGGGCGTGTTCCTTCCGCTGAACGACTTGATCGAGAGCCAAGGAACGCAGACGAAGAAGCTGTTCGCCGATCGTCCGGAAATCAAGGACGCGATCACGGCGCCGGGCGGCAACATCTATTCCCTTCCCGAAATCAACGAGTGTTACCACTGTTCCCAGAGCCAGAAAATGTGGATTTACGAGCCTTGGCTGGAGAAACTAGGTTTGAAAATGCCTACGACTACAGAAGAGCTCTACAACGTGTTGAAAGCTTTCAAAACGCAAGATCCTAACGGCAACGGCAAAGCGGACGAAATTCCTTTGTCCATCTCTCCTAAATCTTGGCGGTCTTCCATCGATGCTTTCTTAATGAACTCGTTTATTTATAATCCGATTTACGGTACGACCAAACACCTGTACGTCCAAGACGGCAAGCTGGACGTTTCGTTCACGAAGCCGGAGTGGAAAGAAGGCTTGAAGTATCTGAACAAAATGTACTCGGAAGGCCTGATCGCGCCGGAATCGTTCACGCAAGACGACAACCAGCTCATTCAAATCGGGGAAAATCCGGATACCGTCCTTCTCGGCGCTTCCACCGGCGGACATCAAGGCGTCTTCACGCAATTGCTCGGAGAAAGCGGCCGTTGGAGCGAGTATAAGACCGTTCCCGTATTGAAAGGCCCTGCAGGCGTTCAGTATGCGCCGACTGACGCGACTAGCTTGACGACAGGCTCCTTCCTCATCACGAACAAAGCCAAAAATCCGGAAGTCGCGCTTCGTTGGGCGGACGGACTATACGAATACGAGCACACTTTGCGCAGCAACTACGGTCGTCCGGGCGAAGAATGGCGCGATGCGACCGAAGGAGAGATCGGCATCAACGGCCAACCGGCGAAATGGTCCGAGCTGAAGTCCTTCGGAGAAGTACAGAACGTAAACTGGGCGCAAACCGGCCCTGCCCTTCGCTCCAACGAATTCCGCTTAAGCGCGGTCAGCAAAGGCGAAGACGATCTCGAGGTTATTCTGTATAACGAAACGAAAAACAACTACGAGCCCTACAAAGCGGCGAACATCGCAACCGTTCCTCCGTTGTTCATGACGAACGAGCAAGCGACGGAAGTGGCCGATCTCTCGAAAACCGTTAACGATTACGTGGACGAAATGCTCGCTCGTTTCGTCATCGGCGACGCGGATATCGAGAAGGAATGGGATACTTACGTAAAGACGCTCGATAATATGAATCTTAAGCATCTGCTCGAGGTTTACCAAGAAGCTTACAACGCGCAAACCAAATAA
- a CDS encoding MGMT family protein, whose amino-acid sequence MQPFTKRVVEIIKGIPEGYVMTYGQIAETAGSPRGARQVVRILHSLSAKHDLPWHRVVNVKGEIAIQDGESKYMQQHYLENEGVEFGLNGLIDLEVYRFNPPTASDLPVQKA is encoded by the coding sequence ATGCAGCCATTTACGAAACGGGTTGTCGAGATTATCAAGGGAATACCGGAAGGGTACGTCATGACGTACGGGCAAATCGCCGAAACCGCGGGGAGCCCGAGAGGGGCCAGGCAGGTCGTTCGAATCCTGCATTCGCTGAGCGCGAAGCATGACCTGCCTTGGCATAGAGTCGTGAACGTGAAAGGAGAAATCGCGATTCAGGACGGGGAATCCAAGTATATGCAGCAGCACTATTTGGAAAACGAAGGCGTCGAGTTCGGCTTGAACGGACTAATCGATCTTGAAGTTTATCGATTTAACCCGCCGACCGCGTCTGACCTGCCTGTTCAAAAAGCTTAA
- a CDS encoding Sapep family Mn(2+)-dependent dipeptidase produces the protein MNGIDWTSEVKRRQEALLRDLSSLLAIPSVKDEASAAPGMPLGIESAKALAYMLELADREGLRTANLEGIVGYAEYGGDGSGDSESGNPGKGEYANKGNGEKGHNDYIAVLSHVDVVPASGEWTSPPYEPAIRDGRLYARGALDDKGPAIAALYGLLIVKELGLPLRHRIRIIIGTDEETGMNCMETYNRLERPPLAGFTPDADFPIVHAEKGQVNSRMTLRFADDSPPSAESEAELESKLESKSVSDQERIYRLMSFTSGTAANMVPDFAEAVIQGSPTRLEALISDYRFFSATHELESESMSDLASSSAHRVAILRMHGTSAHGMAPETGNNAGMRLLTFLYGQSFEGDDQRFIKGAVELLAGDTSGEALGIACRDEATGPLTVNVGLLRYDPLVREAYFHLNIRFPACTNGETIVSMIESKIGEYGFVITPPIIKPPHQVAADHPMIKALQAIYRDHTGQEATLLSTGGGTYACKLVNCVAFGPLFPGEFDTAHQQDESISIDSLLKATAMYAQAIFEMANLEYPAHEEGDELTWKSKSSKD, from the coding sequence ATGAACGGCATCGATTGGACATCGGAAGTAAAGCGACGGCAAGAAGCGCTCCTGCGCGACTTGTCGTCGCTTCTTGCCATCCCGAGCGTGAAGGACGAAGCATCGGCTGCCCCCGGCATGCCGCTAGGAATCGAATCCGCCAAAGCGCTGGCATATATGTTGGAGCTGGCCGATCGAGAAGGGCTTCGGACCGCTAACCTGGAGGGAATCGTCGGTTATGCGGAATACGGCGGCGACGGCTCGGGCGATAGCGAGAGCGGAAATCCTGGCAAGGGAGAGTATGCGAATAAGGGCAACGGAGAGAAAGGTCACAACGATTATATCGCGGTGCTTAGCCACGTGGACGTCGTCCCCGCCAGCGGGGAGTGGACTTCCCCTCCTTACGAACCCGCGATACGCGATGGAAGGCTTTACGCGCGCGGCGCCCTGGACGACAAGGGTCCAGCCATCGCAGCTTTGTATGGTTTGCTCATCGTGAAAGAGCTCGGGTTACCGCTTCGTCATCGTATCCGGATCATTATCGGGACGGACGAGGAAACGGGTATGAACTGCATGGAAACCTATAATCGTCTGGAGAGGCCTCCGCTAGCGGGATTCACGCCGGATGCCGACTTCCCGATCGTCCATGCGGAGAAGGGGCAGGTCAATTCCCGGATGACTTTACGGTTTGCCGATGATTCGCCCCCGTCTGCCGAGTCTGAGGCCGAGCTGGAGTCCAAGCTGGAGTCCAAGTCTGTGTCCGATCAGGAACGAATCTATCGGCTAATGAGCTTTACTTCGGGAACGGCGGCCAACATGGTACCGGATTTCGCTGAAGCCGTTATTCAAGGTTCCCCGACTCGGTTAGAGGCGCTCATCTCGGATTACCGGTTCTTTTCCGCCACTCATGAGCTCGAAAGCGAGAGCATGTCCGATTTAGCGTCATCTTCGGCTCATCGCGTCGCGATCCTCCGCATGCACGGAACATCCGCGCACGGCATGGCTCCGGAGACGGGCAATAACGCGGGAATGCGCTTGTTGACCTTTCTATACGGGCAATCGTTCGAAGGAGACGACCAACGGTTTATTAAGGGAGCGGTTGAATTGCTAGCAGGCGACACTTCGGGAGAAGCGCTCGGGATCGCATGCCGAGACGAAGCGACCGGGCCGTTAACCGTTAATGTCGGCTTGCTTCGATACGACCCGCTTGTCCGAGAAGCTTATTTTCACTTGAATATACGCTTCCCGGCCTGTACGAACGGCGAGACTATCGTATCGATGATCGAATCGAAGATCGGGGAGTACGGATTCGTAATAACTCCCCCGATCATTAAACCGCCGCATCAAGTGGCTGCCGACCATCCGATGATTAAAGCGTTGCAAGCCATTTATCGGGATCATACCGGTCAAGAAGCAACTCTTCTTTCGACTGGAGGCGGTACTTACGCTTGCAAGCTGGTGAACTGCGTCGCGTTCGGCCCTCTGTTCCCCGGAGAGTTTGACACTGCCCACCAGCAGGATGAATCCATCTCCATCGATAGTCTCCTGAAGGCGACGGCTATGTACGCCCAAGCCATCTTCGAAATGGCGAATTTAGAATATCCGGCGCACGAGGAAGGGGACGAACTCACGTGGAAATCAAAGTCGTCGAAAGACTAG
- the pepT gene encoding peptidase T, protein MKTEIITRFARYVQVDTQSNESSQNCPTTEGQLTLGRMLVEELKEIGMEEVTIDANGYVMATLPANTDQEIPTIGFLAHIDTATDFTGKGVNPQLVENYDGMDIVLNEALNIVLSPRDFPELSGYKGQTLITTDGTTLLGADDKAGMTEIMTAMAYLLKHPEIKHGRIRVAFTPDEEIGRGPHRFDVAAFDAKYAYTMDGGPLGELQYESFNAAVARITCTGKIVHPGTAKGKMVNSAKIAMEINNRLPAEEAPEYTEDYEGFFHLISIQGDVEETKLHYIIRDFDRERFEGRKTELIGIVEELKETYGEDRILLEIKDQYFNMREKIEPVKHIVDIAHQAMVNLGIEPIVRPIRGGTDGSQLSYMGLPTPNIFTGGENYHGRYEYVSVDTMIKATNVIIEIVKLFEQAGQTRSAG, encoded by the coding sequence ATGAAAACAGAGATCATAACGAGATTCGCGAGATACGTGCAAGTGGATACTCAGTCTAACGAAAGCAGCCAGAATTGTCCGACTACCGAAGGCCAATTAACGCTTGGAAGAATGTTAGTAGAGGAACTGAAGGAAATCGGCATGGAGGAAGTCACGATCGATGCCAACGGCTACGTCATGGCAACCCTACCCGCCAATACCGATCAAGAAATCCCGACGATCGGCTTCCTCGCCCATATAGATACGGCGACCGATTTTACGGGAAAAGGGGTTAATCCTCAGCTTGTCGAGAACTACGATGGAATGGATATTGTCCTGAACGAAGCTCTAAATATCGTTCTATCTCCGAGGGATTTCCCGGAACTCTCCGGCTACAAAGGACAAACCCTGATCACGACGGACGGAACGACGCTTCTAGGGGCGGACGACAAAGCCGGCATGACCGAGATTATGACCGCGATGGCCTACTTGCTCAAACATCCGGAAATCAAGCACGGCCGTATTAGAGTCGCTTTCACCCCGGACGAGGAAATCGGGAGAGGCCCTCACCGGTTCGACGTCGCCGCATTCGACGCCAAATATGCCTACACGATGGATGGCGGTCCTCTAGGCGAGCTTCAGTACGAGAGCTTCAACGCCGCCGTCGCCCGAATTACGTGCACGGGAAAGATCGTTCATCCCGGTACGGCTAAAGGCAAGATGGTAAACTCGGCGAAGATCGCGATGGAAATCAACAACAGATTGCCCGCGGAAGAAGCCCCTGAGTATACGGAGGACTACGAAGGTTTCTTTCATCTGATCTCGATACAAGGGGACGTAGAGGAAACGAAGCTTCACTACATTATTCGGGACTTCGACCGGGAACGGTTCGAAGGAAGAAAAACCGAACTTATCGGCATCGTCGAGGAGCTAAAGGAGACTTACGGGGAAGATCGCATCTTGCTGGAGATCAAAGACCAATACTTCAATATGCGCGAGAAAATCGAGCCCGTCAAACATATCGTCGATATCGCCCACCAAGCGATGGTGAACCTCGGCATCGAGCCGATCGTACGTCCTATTCGCGGCGGAACCGACGGCTCCCAGCTATCTTACATGGGCTTGCCGACGCCGAACATCTTCACGGGCGGCGAAAATTACCATGGCCGATACGAGTATGTATCCGTTGATACGATGATCAAAGCGACTAACGTGATCATCGAGATCGTTAAGCTTTTTGAACAGGCAGGTCAGACGCGGTCGGCGGGTTAA
- a CDS encoding asparaginase, producing the protein MNELTGGAEPLVEEYRGGYLENIHYGHVCGVDDTGSIAYRSGDPEWITFMRSAAKPIQAIPFFLEGFDKKFGFTDEEQAIMMASHRALPYHVEALEGMLSKLGLDEEALVCKPTYPLDANARDTLVAEKKPQRRIYHNCSGKHLGVLSYCIGMGHSLEDYYSADHPAQKRIAAIAAELSECPIEDIRIGTDGCGFPVFGMPLRNMALAFLKLACPDLIEDGALREAVKKVTRLMNAYPTLISADYLICPNLLMDDNIVAKGGAKGIYCFALKKERLAFALKVVDGSEDEWPIAVASILEQIGYANQDTIARMYKIGSPDIRNDNGLIIGENRSVFTLRRGKEA; encoded by the coding sequence ATGAACGAACTAACGGGCGGGGCGGAGCCTCTAGTCGAGGAATATCGGGGCGGGTATTTGGAAAATATCCACTACGGACACGTATGCGGCGTAGACGATACCGGAAGCATCGCTTATCGCTCCGGAGATCCGGAGTGGATAACGTTCATGCGCTCCGCGGCTAAACCGATTCAGGCGATCCCTTTTTTCCTGGAAGGCTTCGATAAGAAATTCGGGTTCACGGACGAAGAGCAAGCGATCATGATGGCCTCTCACCGCGCTCTCCCCTATCACGTCGAAGCGCTTGAAGGGATGCTAAGTAAGCTAGGCTTGGACGAGGAAGCGCTCGTCTGTAAACCTACTTATCCTCTGGACGCGAATGCCAGAGATACTTTAGTCGCGGAGAAGAAACCGCAACGAAGGATCTACCACAATTGCTCGGGTAAACACCTCGGGGTGCTATCCTATTGCATCGGAATGGGTCATTCGCTGGAGGACTATTATTCCGCGGACCATCCGGCTCAGAAGCGAATCGCCGCCATTGCGGCCGAGCTCTCCGAATGCCCCATCGAGGATATCCGCATCGGCACGGACGGCTGCGGATTCCCGGTGTTCGGCATGCCGCTTCGGAACATGGCGCTTGCTTTCTTGAAGCTCGCTTGTCCGGATTTGATCGAGGATGGAGCTTTGCGGGAGGCTGTCAAAAAAGTAACGAGGTTGATGAACGCTTATCCGACGTTGATATCGGCCGACTATTTGATCTGCCCGAACCTGCTCATGGACGACAATATCGTCGCGAAGGGCGGCGCCAAAGGCATTTACTGCTTCGCGCTCAAGAAAGAGCGCTTGGCATTCGCCTTAAAAGTGGTCGACGGATCGGAGGACGAGTGGCCGATCGCGGTTGCCTCCATTCTCGAGCAGATCGGGTATGCAAACCAAGATACGATCGCCCGAATGTACAAGATCGGTTCTCCCGATATTCGGAACGATAACGGTCTGATCATCGGCGAGAATCGCAGCGTGTTTACTCTGCGACGGGGGAAAGAAGCATGA
- a CDS encoding alpha-L-fucosidase: MSTREERTKLFLQDRFGMFIHWGLYSIPARGEWLRGNEKMTFEQYKVYFDEFDAARYDPRAWARAAKAAGQKYAVLTTKHHDGFCLFDSRLTDFKATNTPAGRDLIREYVDAFREEGISVGLYYSIIDWNHPDYPGYGDRIHPDRDNEASKDKPIDFDRYLTYMHGQVRELLTDYGKIDIMWFDFSYDNMTGEKWKATELIRMIRSIQPDIIIDNRLGGDIRAAEPEEYAGDFYSPEQIIPPGGIVDANGVSIPWEACITLNDNWGYHSTDREYKSSAQVIRTLVECVSKNGNLLLNVGPDAKGEMTRDSLNVLEEVGEWLRLNGESIYGCGISELAKPEWGRYTQRGNKLYAHVFDRGIGPIYFAGLKGKIKRARLLRDGSELKVELPWMAEQYSDIDSGAFINLKGAKLPDERDTVIELELLP, encoded by the coding sequence ATGAGCACAAGAGAAGAGAGGACGAAGTTATTCCTGCAAGATCGGTTCGGCATGTTCATCCATTGGGGCTTGTATTCGATTCCCGCTAGGGGAGAATGGCTACGGGGAAACGAGAAAATGACGTTCGAGCAATACAAAGTCTATTTCGACGAATTCGACGCGGCCCGGTACGATCCTCGGGCTTGGGCTCGGGCGGCGAAAGCGGCCGGGCAGAAATATGCCGTCTTGACGACGAAGCACCACGACGGTTTCTGCTTATTCGATAGCCGACTGACGGATTTCAAAGCGACGAACACGCCGGCCGGACGCGATCTCATTCGCGAATACGTCGATGCCTTCCGCGAAGAAGGGATTTCCGTCGGTCTCTACTATTCGATCATCGACTGGAATCACCCCGATTATCCGGGTTACGGCGACCGGATTCATCCGGATCGCGACAACGAGGCGTCCAAAGACAAACCGATCGACTTCGATCGTTACTTGACCTATATGCACGGGCAGGTTCGCGAATTGCTGACCGACTACGGCAAGATCGACATCATGTGGTTCGACTTCTCCTATGACAACATGACCGGCGAGAAATGGAAAGCGACGGAGCTCATCCGCATGATCCGCTCCATTCAACCGGATATCATCATCGATAATCGTTTGGGCGGCGACATCCGGGCGGCGGAGCCGGAAGAATACGCCGGGGACTTCTACTCGCCGGAGCAGATCATTCCGCCGGGCGGCATCGTGGACGCGAACGGCGTTTCCATTCCATGGGAAGCCTGTATTACGCTGAACGACAACTGGGGTTATCATTCGACGGACCGCGAATACAAATCATCGGCGCAGGTCATTCGTACGCTGGTCGAGTGCGTCAGCAAGAACGGCAACCTGCTGCTTAACGTCGGACCGGACGCGAAAGGCGAAATGACCCGCGATTCTCTGAACGTATTGGAGGAAGTGGGAGAATGGCTGCGATTGAACGGCGAAAGCATATACGGATGCGGAATTTCCGAGCTCGCGAAGCCGGAATGGGGACGTTATACTCAAAGAGGCAACAAACTGTACGCGCACGTATTCGATCGCGGAATCGGGCCGATTTATTTCGCCGGCTTGAAGGGCAAGATCAAGCGCGCAAGGTTATTGCGCGACGGGTCGGAGCTTAAAGTCGAGCTGCCTTGGATGGCGGAGCAATATTCGGACATCGACAGCGGCGCTTTCATTAACTTGAAGGGCGCGAAACTTCCCGATGAGCGGGATACCGTTATTGAATTGGAATTGTTGCCATAA
- a CDS encoding helix-turn-helix transcriptional regulator, with the protein MNKTDRMLAIILELQRKGMRRAEDLASTFETSVRTIYRDVQALSEAGVPIIGAPGTGYSLMEGYFLPPISFSVDEAVALLIGADFIEQRFDREYGERARASRGKIEAVLPESVRRAANEVRETIKLPSTLEEAIDEAERARVAKLREAILMRRKVSFDYTKAKSGLVAHRHSIRTARPYGLSFVYGSWVLVGFCELRQEIRHFRLSRMTGLQDLDETFAFPPDFRMSKYVPADDRPIEVRVLASPRIADRVREAKYFYIVSKEDVHDGLLVVLRVRTPEDVLQWVLGWGSEAEVLEPEALRQRVRTEAERMLGRY; encoded by the coding sequence GAGGATCTCGCGAGCACGTTCGAGACGAGCGTGCGGACGATCTATCGCGACGTGCAAGCGTTAAGCGAGGCGGGGGTTCCGATTATCGGAGCGCCGGGTACGGGGTATTCTTTAATGGAGGGATACTTCCTGCCGCCGATAAGTTTCTCGGTGGACGAAGCCGTGGCTTTGCTGATCGGAGCCGACTTCATCGAGCAAAGATTCGATCGGGAATACGGGGAGCGGGCGAGGGCATCCCGCGGCAAAATCGAAGCCGTGCTTCCCGAGAGCGTCCGCAGGGCGGCAAACGAAGTGCGTGAAACGATCAAGCTGCCATCGACCCTGGAGGAAGCCATCGACGAAGCGGAGAGAGCGAGAGTAGCTAAACTTCGCGAGGCGATATTGATGCGGCGTAAAGTCAGCTTCGATTATACGAAAGCAAAATCGGGATTGGTGGCTCACCGTCACAGCATACGTACCGCTCGTCCATACGGGTTATCTTTCGTATATGGCTCATGGGTATTGGTAGGCTTTTGCGAGCTTCGCCAAGAGATTCGACATTTTCGGCTATCCCGCATGACGGGGTTACAGGATCTGGATGAAACGTTCGCGTTTCCTCCAGATTTTCGCATGAGCAAATACGTTCCCGCGGACGACCGTCCGATAGAAGTACGAGTTCTTGCCAGTCCGCGGATCGCGGATCGGGTGAGGGAGGCCAAATATTTTTATATCGTATCTAAGGAGGATGTTCACGATGGTCTGTTAGTCGTTCTGCGCGTAAGGACTCCCGAGGATGTGCTGCAATGGGTGCTGGGTTGGGGATCGGAAGCCGAGGTGCTGGAACCGGAAGCGCTTAGGCAACGAGTCCGCACCGAAGCGGAACGAATGCTTGGACGTTACTAG
- a CDS encoding leucyl aminopeptidase family protein: protein MEIKVVERLDSGHCSADLAVYLVLEGEASLTELDSELDFEFEIKPSMATAGKVTLLYGAHGSRHAALVGLGSADRLDAEVIRRVAGSASRAIVREGYRTVAVFLDKPSVEQMPEATVQAWAEGWLLGGYTFDKYKMNPRQPTLEHLLLVCGSGNAEELAHSVSRSVLRAESAMLARDWCNEPANVMTPERLVEQTELLFAGRPNVGLKIYRGDELRQHEMNGLLAVGQGSRHQPALVEVTYSSNPALPMIALIGKGMTFDMGGMNVKTGRDLSEARFDMGGACAVIGAMDYLIRSEASVNVVLLIAVADNVPGAGALLPSSIIRYPNGMTVQVGNTDAEGRLILADALLHARRLGASEMIDIATLTGSVGHALGLRVAGVWGDARCTEALRSIGEHNGERVWPMPLVDEDEELLRSEYADVNNISSSAYGGAVAAALFLRKFAGNSARWAHIDMANTVQASADRGYEMAGATGFGVRLLVDYVLQTQASQDNANLR from the coding sequence GTGGAAATCAAAGTCGTCGAAAGACTAGATAGCGGTCACTGCTCGGCGGACTTAGCGGTCTATCTCGTTCTTGAAGGTGAGGCTTCGCTTACCGAGCTAGATTCCGAGCTAGATTTCGAGTTTGAGATCAAGCCATCCATGGCTACCGCCGGAAAAGTGACCTTGCTGTACGGGGCTCACGGCTCGCGTCACGCGGCGCTCGTCGGACTCGGCTCCGCCGATCGCCTCGATGCCGAGGTCATCCGGCGCGTGGCAGGCAGCGCTTCCCGGGCGATTGTCCGGGAAGGCTACCGAACGGTTGCCGTATTTTTGGATAAGCCGTCGGTAGAGCAGATGCCGGAAGCAACCGTCCAGGCATGGGCGGAAGGATGGCTGCTTGGCGGATATACGTTCGATAAATATAAAATGAACCCTCGGCAACCGACATTGGAACATCTTCTGCTAGTCTGCGGCTCGGGAAATGCTGAAGAGTTGGCGCATAGCGTGTCTAGGTCGGTGCTCCGCGCGGAAAGCGCTATGCTGGCGAGAGATTGGTGCAACGAGCCCGCTAACGTGATGACGCCGGAACGGCTAGTCGAGCAAACCGAGTTGTTATTCGCCGGACGGCCGAACGTCGGCTTGAAAATCTACCGAGGCGACGAGTTACGTCAGCACGAAATGAACGGCCTCTTGGCTGTTGGGCAAGGCAGTCGCCATCAACCTGCGCTAGTCGAGGTGACGTACTCTTCGAATCCCGCGTTGCCGATGATCGCGTTGATCGGTAAAGGCATGACGTTCGATATGGGCGGTATGAACGTCAAAACGGGACGGGATCTCAGCGAAGCCCGTTTCGATATGGGCGGCGCTTGCGCGGTCATCGGCGCGATGGATTACTTGATCCGCAGCGAAGCTTCCGTTAACGTCGTCTTATTGATCGCCGTCGCGGATAACGTACCGGGAGCAGGAGCTTTGCTCCCCTCCTCGATCATTCGCTATCCGAACGGCATGACCGTTCAGGTCGGCAACACCGATGCGGAAGGCAGGCTCATTCTCGCCGACGCCCTATTGCATGCTCGGCGTCTCGGAGCGAGCGAGATGATCGACATCGCTACGTTAACAGGGAGCGTCGGACATGCGCTCGGGTTACGCGTTGCCGGAGTATGGGGAGACGCGCGATGCACGGAGGCGCTTCGTTCAATCGGCGAGCATAACGGGGAACGGGTATGGCCGATGCCCCTCGTCGACGAAGATGAAGAATTGCTTCGCAGCGAATATGCCGATGTTAACAACATTAGCTCCAGCGCTTATGGCGGTGCCGTGGCAGCGGCTCTTTTCTTGCGGAAGTTCGCGGGGAACTCCGCCCGTTGGGCCCATATCGACATGGCGAACACCGTCCAAGCTTCAGCCGATAGAGGATACGAAATGGCCGGAGCAACGGGGTTCGGGGTACGTTTGCTAGTCGACTATGTCTTGCAGACGCAGGCGAGTCAGGATAATGCAAACCTCCGCTAG